From the genome of Anopheles moucheti chromosome 3, idAnoMoucSN_F20_07, whole genome shotgun sequence, one region includes:
- the LOC128303118 gene encoding facilitated trehalose transporter Tret1-like: MSLVGQGRGRARGQYRNEYIAALAATSSLVASVACAGWSSPALPVLRGSNSPIPVTPDEGSWIVSLLSIGSMFGPIICGLFVDRYGRRPVLLFSAIPLVAGWLFIVFAESVGMLYTARLLHGIGYGLAYSVTPIYLGEISSDAVRGSTGVLVTVMAKLAFLFEYSVGPYVGFRALAWISLSLPVGFFVLFFWMPETPYYLLARGNKKAAGQSLRWLRRSTAIDEELSRMEKLVEDSKQKGNPLKQLLLTSTNKKSLIIILLLSLGMQLTGINAILGYSQTIFSRLALPLTAAELSIVLALVQLASVMLPTFLVDRAGRRPLLLASTAGSFVGLAMCAVYFTLDETTNDILSPEPGAAHGWIPFGGVLLFIISFAIGLATVPFAILGEVFPKHIKAAANSVFAVITSAVVFSVVKLFQVISDGSGTYVSFWIFTGCTAVTGVLIYIVIPETKGQSFERIQEMMQRGKTNQTFRKGDNGVKTRPLLC; this comes from the exons ATGTCGTTAGTTGGGCAAGGTCGCGGTCGCGCTCGCGGACAATACCGAAATGAATACATCGCGGCATTGGCTG CTACTTCATCGCTTGTGGCATCGGTTGCTTGTGCGGGATGGTCCTCACCAGCGCTACCTGTGCTGCGAGGTTCAAACTCCCCGATTCCGGTTACACCGGACGAAGGCTCCTGGATTGTTTCACTACTCTCGATCGGATCCATGTTTGGACCAATAATCTGTGGACTGTTTGTCGACCGGTATGGAAGACGGCCGGTGCTATTGTTCAGTGCGATCCCCTTAGTGGCCGGATGGTTATTTATTGTCTTCGCCGAGTCCGTTGGTATGCTGTACACCGCTCGGTTATTGCACGGAATCGGATATGGATTAGCGTACTCCGTCACTCCGATCTATCTGGGTGAGATATCGTCCGACGCAGTGCGAGGATCTACTGGTGTGCTTGTGACAGTGATGGCCAAGTTGGCTTTCCTATTTGAATACTCCGTCGGACCATACGTTGGGTTCCGTGCGCTGGCCTGGATTTCGCTATCGCTTCCAGTTGGTttctttgtgttgtttttctggATGCCCGAAACACCGTACTACCTGCTAGCGCGAGGGAATAAAAAGGCTGCTGGTCAAAGCCTGCGCTGGTTACGGCGTAGCACAGCTATCGACGAGGAACTAAGCCGAATGGAGAAACTTGTGGAGGATAGTAAACAGAAGGGTAATCCATTAAAGCAACTACTGCTGACATCCACGAATAAGAAGagcctcatcatcatcctacTGCTTTCGCTCGGAATGCAGTTGACCGGTATCAACGCCATTCTTGGATACTCTCAGACGATCTTTTCCCGATTGGCTCTTCCATTAACTGCCGCCGAGCTATCCATTGTGCTGGCCCTGGTACAGCTTGCCTCCGTCATGCTACCGACATTTCTCGTCGACCGTGCAGGACGTCGCCCATTGCTACTCGCCTCCACAGCTGGTTCTTTCGTTGGGCTGGCCATGTGTGCCGTGTACTTTACGCTTGATGAAACCACCAACGATATTCTCTCACCCGAACCGGGAGCGGCACATGGATGGATCCCGTTCGGAGGTGTGCTACTCTTCATTATTTCGTTCGCCATCGGTTTGGCCACCGTCCCATTCGCCATTTTGGGTGAAGTGTTCCCGAAACATATTAAGGCAGCAGCAAACTCCGTATTTGCGGTGATCACTTCTGCGGTGGTGTTTTCCGTAGTCAAGCTGTTCCAAGTGATTTCAGACGGTTCGGGAACGTATGTTTCCTTCTGGATCTTTACCGGATGCACAGCCGTAACGGGCGTTTTGATTTACATCGTTATCCCGGAAACGAAAGGCCAATCGTTTGAGCGTATTCAGGAGATGATGCAACGTGGTAAGACTAATCAGACTTTTCGGAAAGGTGATAATGGTGTAAAGACAAGGCCTCTGTTGTGTTGA
- the LOC128304147 gene encoding TM2 domain-containing protein CG10795, with amino-acid sequence MQSLIRTPHLIAPTIAVVMLLLLIPTSSEVEIDCNNLRMGQYICPDPTLRQIDPKTQQLRGCTQENKARVWCVAVDGIVCSETKNTSFTREMPCKWTNGYHFDTALLLSVFLGMFGADRFYLGYPALGLLKFCTLGFMFLGQLVDVILIATQVVGPADGSAYIIPYYGPVITVVRSDNWTYRLPQDNW; translated from the exons atgcaaagtttaaTCCGGACACCGCATCTAATAGCGCCAACGATTGCAGtggtgatgctgttgctgctgatacCAACCTCGTCGGAAGTGGAAATCGATTGCAACAATTTACGGATGGGACAGTACATCTGTCCCGACCCGACGCTTCGTCAAATTGATCCCAAAACACAACAGCTTCGCGGATGTACCCAGGAAAACAAGGCACGCGTGTGGTGCGTCGCCGTGGACGGTATAGTGTGCAGTGAGACGAAAAACACAAGCTTCACACGGGAGATGCCATGCAAATGGAC CAACGGATATCACTTCGACACGGCGCTTTTACTATCCGTCTTTCTAGGCATGTTTGGTGCAGATCGGTTCTATCTCGGATATCCGGCACTCGGGCTGTTAAAATTCTGCACCCTCGGTTTTATGTTTCTGGGGCAGCTGGTGGACGTGATACTGATAGCAACGCAAGTCGTTGGACCAGCTGATGGATCGGCATACATCATACCATACTACGGACCGGTCATTACGGTCGTGCGAAGTGATAACTGGACATACCGGCTACCGCAGGATAACTGGTGA